The genomic DNA GCGCCCATCTTGCCCGTGCGGAACAGAACCGCGCCCATCGACATGAAGAGCAGCGATTTGTAGAGCACGTGCGCAAAGGCGTGGGCCGCAGCACCATTGATGGAGAGCTCGGTGCCGATCCCGATGCCGGTGATCATGAAACCGAGCTGGTTGAGCAGGCTGTACGACAGCACTCTGCGCAGATTGTCCTCGATCACGGCGTAGAAGATCGGGAACAGCGTCATCGCCGCGCCGATGTAGATCAGCAGCTCGGTGCCCGGGAACATTGTGGCCAGGCAGTAGATCGAGGTCTTGGTGGTGAGCGCACTCATCAGCACCGTGCCGGTCACGGGCGCTTTGGGGTAGGTGTCGGTGATCCAGTTGTGGAGCAGCGGGAAGCCGGCCTTGATGCCCAGCGACATCAGGATGAGCCAGGCTGCCAGGCCTTCGAGCTCCATCGGATGCATGACGAGCGACTCGCCCTGGCTGGCGAGGGCCGCGATGCCACCGATCATGAGCAGGCCCGAAAGCACCTGGAGCATCATGTAACGCATGGCCGCGCCTTCGGCGTCCGGCGTCCGGCGTGCCAGGATCAGGAAGACGGAGGTGAGGCCAAGCCCCTCCCAGAACAACAGCAGGGTCAGCAGGTCGCCCGCGAACACGGCACCCATCGTGCTGGCGGCATAGGCCAGGCCCGCGGTCTGCTCGAGTTTGCTGGGCTGGTGCAGCCCGTAGACCATCGCGATGAAGGTGGCGATCGTGAAAAGCCAGCCGAACAGCATCGACAGGCGGTCGGGCTGGACGAGGATGAGCTCCTGGCCGACCAGCGTGACGATCGTCGGTTCCGCATCGCCCAGGAGCAGAAGATTGACACCCGCGACAACCGGCGTGGCGACCGCCAGCACGTTGCGCAGCCAGCCCCGCGTCACCACGACCAGCGCAGCGCCGACCAGGAACACCAGGAAGGGCGCGACGCTAGTCATTGTAGAAGTTCTCACCCTTCTGAACGAGGAAGCGCAGGCCTTCGGCCAGCAGAACGAGCAAGGCATAGGCCGCAAAGCCGAACACGGCGTAGAAACCGATCATGTCTTCCCAGTCGTGGTAGCCGTGACGCTCAATGAAGAAATCAGCAATGAAGACGGCCGCGCAGGCGGCGACCAACGCCCGGATCATCAGCCTGACGTTGCGCGGATTGTCGAAGAGATAACGTCTGCCGTCGTCTCTGGGGGGCTGGCTCATGGCAGCGCTCCGGCGGTGATCGCCGCGCCCTCGAGCAGCGCGATCAGGGGGTCGGGATAGAAGAAGAGAACGAAGCAGCCCAATGTCGTGAAGCCGATCGCGGCAAGGCAGGCGGCGGGCGCCTCGTGGCGCTTGGCCGGCACACCGGCAGGCAACGGGCGGAAGAACGCGCGGAACGGAATCGGCAGCAGATAGGCGATGTTGAGCAGCGTCGAGAGGAACAGCACAGCCGCGAAGATCGCCTTGTCGGCGTCGATGGCGCCTGCGACCAGCAGCCACTTGCTCCAGAGACCGCAGAGGGGTGGCAAACCGATGATGCTGAGGCTTCCGATCAGGAAGGCGGCGAAGGTCCAGGGCATGACACGGCCCAATCCGTCGAGCTGCGAGATCTCCGTCTTGTGCGCCGCGACCAGGATAGCGCCCGCACAGAAGAAGAGTGTGATCTTGCCAAAGGCGTGGGTCGCGATGTGGAGACCGCCGCCGAGGAACCCGGCCTCGGTGGCAAGAAGCGCGGCGAGCACGATGTAGGAGAGCTGGCTGACGGTCGAGTAGGCCAATCGGGCTTTCAGATTGTCCTTGGTCATCGCGATCAGCGACGCGGCGATGATGGTAAAGGCTGCGCCCCACTGCAGGACGTCGGTCATGACGAGGTCGCGCAACAGATCGAACCCGATGATGAAGGTTGCGATCTTCAGGATCGTGAAGACACCAGCCTTCACGACCGCGACCGCATGCAGAAGGGCGCTGACCGGTGTCGGTGCGACCATCGCGGCGGGCAGCCAGCGATGGAACGGCATGACCGCCGCCTTGCCGACGCCGAAGACGAAGAGGACAAGCAGGGCACCGGTGACAACAGGGTCCTGGACGTTCTGCAGGATGCCGCCCGGCACGAAGTCCAGCGTCCCTGCAAGCCAGTAGGTCGCGATGATGGCGAGCAGCTGAAAGCCGATCGAGGTGCCCAGGAGGATGCCGAGATAGGTGCGTCCGCCCTTGCGTGCCTCTGGGGTCCTGGCATGGGTGACGAGCGGGAAGGTCGCCAGCGTCAGGGCTTCATAGAAAACGAAAAGCGTCAGCAGGTTGCCGGCAAAGGCGACACCCATCGCGGACGCGATGCTGATGGCGAAGAAGGTGTAGAAACGAGTCTGGTTCTTCTCGTGATGCCCACGCATGTAGCCGATCGCGTAGACGGTCGTGACAATCCAGAGACCGCTCGCGACCAGCGCGAAGAGCATGCCGAGCGGCTCGACCTCCAGCGTGATTCCGATGTTGCTGACTGGCTCGGCGAGCGAGATGCGGATCTCTTCGCCGGCTTCGAGCGCTGTAGCAATCAGGGCGACGTTGCAGAACAGCACAACGCCGGT from Rhodospirillales bacterium includes the following:
- a CDS encoding Na(+)/H(+) antiporter subunit D, translated to MTSVAPFLVFLVGAALVVVTRGWLRNVLAVATPVVAGVNLLLLGDAEPTIVTLVGQELILVQPDRLSMLFGWLFTIATFIAMVYGLHQPSKLEQTAGLAYAASTMGAVFAGDLLTLLLFWEGLGLTSVFLILARRTPDAEGAAMRYMMLQVLSGLLMIGGIAALASQGESLVMHPMELEGLAAWLILMSLGIKAGFPLLHNWITDTYPKAPVTGTVLMSALTTKTSIYCLATMFPGTELLIYIGAAMTLFPIFYAVIEDNLRRVLSYSLLNQLGFMITGIGIGTELSINGAAAHAFAHVLYKSLLFMSMGAVLFRTGKMGATELGGLYRTMPRTTVLCIIGAASISAFPLFSGFVAKAMVMSAALKEGHDWVWIALLFASAGVLHHAGIKIPFFAFFNHDSGLRPKEAPMSMLIAMAIAAVFCIGIGVFPRLLYEHLPYPVTYAPYTVEHVLTQMQLLLFAALCFVVLRLTKLEPPERAGVNVDAEWSYRWLLPRAVRLFRSVLEAIGVPLREAARSGINGTIGLAMRWHGPQGLFARDPVISTASLVVIVLFGLVLIMQLIRGF
- a CDS encoding monovalent cation/H+ antiporter subunit D family protein, which translates into the protein MTGLPDPGLLAALAIAIPLVGAIGILLTSRWPDVREGISLTTGVVLFCNVALIATALEAGEEIRISLAEPVSNIGITLEVEPLGMLFALVASGLWIVTTVYAIGYMRGHHEKNQTRFYTFFAISIASAMGVAFAGNLLTLFVFYEALTLATFPLVTHARTPEARKGGRTYLGILLGTSIGFQLLAIIATYWLAGTLDFVPGGILQNVQDPVVTGALLVLFVFGVGKAAVMPFHRWLPAAMVAPTPVSALLHAVAVVKAGVFTILKIATFIIGFDLLRDLVMTDVLQWGAAFTIIAASLIAMTKDNLKARLAYSTVSQLSYIVLAALLATEAGFLGGGLHIATHAFGKITLFFCAGAILVAAHKTEISQLDGLGRVMPWTFAAFLIGSLSIIGLPPLCGLWSKWLLVAGAIDADKAIFAAVLFLSTLLNIAYLLPIPFRAFFRPLPAGVPAKRHEAPAACLAAIGFTTLGCFVLFFYPDPLIALLEGAAITAGALP